In one window of Temnothorax longispinosus isolate EJ_2023e chromosome 9, Tlon_JGU_v1, whole genome shotgun sequence DNA:
- the LOC139819217 gene encoding uncharacterized protein, translated as MGQLPPARVTPVRPFHNTGVDYCGPFFVRDRVRRNSKQYKAYVAIFVCMVTKAIHLELVEDMTTTAFIGALKRFISRRGKVVNMYSDNGLNFRGADNEMQDLFQSPDLQHAATEERLNWHFIPPKAPHFGGLWEAAVRSKQRLTKTIGDASLTVVEMMTVLAQVEAILNSRPLTPLSDDPLDLSALTPAHFLIGDFSTSYPEPDILDVPMNRLSRWQHVERLKQHFWSRWSKEYLAVCQGRTK; from the coding sequence ATGGGTCAGCTTCCGCCGGCTCGGGTTACTCCGGTTAGGCCATTCCACAACACTGGAGTGGACTACTGTGGCCCTTTCTTCGTCCGTGACAGAGTGCGGAGAAATAGCAAGCAATATAAGGCGTACGTTGCCATCTTCGTTTGTATGGTAACTAAGGCTATCCACCTGGAACTGGTCGAAGATATGACCACTACGGCTTTCATAGGAGCCCTAAAAAGGTTCATCTCCCGAAGGGGGAAGGTGGTAAACATGTACTCGGACAACGGGCTGAACTTTCGAGGTGCAGATAACGAGATGCAGGATCTATTTCAAAGTCCGGATCTGCAGCACGCCGCCACGGAGGAGCGTTTGAACTGGCATTTCATACCCCCAAAGGCGCCCCACTTCGGCGGATTGTGGGAGGCTGCTGTTCGGTCAAAACAACGTTTGACGAAGACTATAGGAGATGCATCTCTTACGGTGGTAGAAATGATGACAGTATTGGCCCAGGTTGAAGCAATTCTTAATTCGAGGCCATTGACGCCGTTGTCGGACGATCCCCTGGACTTGAGCGCATTGACACCTGCTCATTTTTTGATAGGGGATTTTTCGACCTCATACCCAGAGCCTGACATTCTAGATGTACCCATGAACAGGCTTTCTCGGTGGCAACACGTGGAGCGGTTGAAGCAGCACTTTTGGTCGAGATGGTCCAAGGAGTATCTAGCCGTTTGTCAAGGAAGAACAAAGTAG